In Centropristis striata isolate RG_2023a ecotype Rhode Island chromosome 5, C.striata_1.0, whole genome shotgun sequence, a single genomic region encodes these proteins:
- the LOC131972167 gene encoding C-type lectin lectoxin-Lio2-like, which yields MNDIGLWWDTSCTRNYQAVCSDVRGLNVTFVLTDISMTWTEAQSYCREHHTDLASVRDMTENQKVQELVPAGGYVWIGLFRDSWKWSDGSNSSFRHWLPGQPDNSKGTEACAVADFRSSGRWADINCNNRRAFICYGPEVSKTSSKQVIRLRLKSSVDPNDPAVMEAMLKQIQQKLKDQGLNDDVRLSFRKQSDGKVFHKEKKKTGSRKDEL from the exons ATGAATGATATTGGACTATGGTGGGATACCAGCTGCACAAGAAACTATCAGGCAGTCTGCTCTGATGTCAGAG GGCTGAATGTGACATTTGTCCTCACTGACATTTCCATGACCTGGACTgaggcccagagctactgcagagaacaccacacagacctggccagtgtgagagACATGACAGAGAACCAGAAGGTCCAGGAGCTGGTTCCAGCAGGAGGATATGTCTGGATTggccttttcagagactcctggaagtggtccGATGGAAGTAactcctccttcagacactggtTGCCAGGGCAACCTGATAACAGCAAGGGGACGGAGGCTTGTGCAGTAGCAGATTTCAGGTCCTCTGGAAGATGGGCGGACATCAACTGTAACAACAGGAGAGCATTCATCTGCTATGGTCCAG AAGtctcaaaaacaagttcaaaGCAAGTGATCAGACTGAGGCTGAAGAGCTCTGTGGATCCCAATGACCCTGCTGTGATGGAGGCAATGCTGAAGCAG ATCCAACAGAAACTGAAGGACCAGGGGCTGAATGACGACGTCAGACTGAGCTTTAGGAAGCAGTCAGATGGAAAAGTCttccacaaggagaagaagaagacgggGAGCAGAAAGGACGAGCTTTAA